The window TGATCATCGCCTTTACTTCgagttttattgataaaatattctatacacatttcatttcaccagatgggtcacTGAATGGATTTCTGACCTTTACTctgtcagatttcaatatcagtgacttttctgttGAAATGAATATTCTTTCTGAAACTGACACCAgtgtggaatactgca of the Tachypleus tridentatus isolate NWPU-2018 chromosome 13, ASM421037v1, whole genome shotgun sequence genome contains:
- the LOC143238890 gene encoding anoctamin-1-like isoform X3 produces the protein MLNNITEIRLDTKRFITLLRRPEAERVKNIGIWYRILNSVGKISVITNALIIAFTSSFIDKIFYTHFISPDGSLNGFLTFTLSDFNISDFSVEMNILSETDTSVEYCNVLYLSSQL